Proteins from a single region of Sporosarcina sp. P33:
- a CDS encoding GGDEF domain-containing protein yields the protein MKRREELSTIYRTINQLRNNGEYTLVISQAENLLNKGLVFSDKDAVLSAHYICAVTHYYTGDFAKVLFHIEEHHSQCLLYGSKSDWMRSYYLQYFVCSFAMDFDKGQKLLEDMLKIALETENYPYVTMAYSNLSHLFNKKEQYEEALKFAQLAVFYAGEDEVDRTILFIRAHLHLAEAAINLSQSDLAARSIEYADQLSAMDNFPREKTTLKILKARIHELSGDLPKAFHYYTAAKEIEEQLQDYSLLKDIQQKRITLAETICNFDELAVIQKEYIDLLHELEDSHWVKAALELQIRLQNSSSKTSEHIDYLTGVYNRKYLEEAANAWLLEAAETKESIVCIAFDIDNLKFINDTFGHLAGDEAIKFVAHICSNEIRKNDVLGRFGGDEFVLVMKDITLENAKKKAGLLANQIKNLSLDSKELPSPVTISVGLSDNMMREVYNFKDLFHLADLALYQAKKNGKNQVVSFI from the coding sequence ATGAAACGCCGGGAAGAGCTGTCAACGATATACCGTACGATCAATCAATTGCGAAATAATGGAGAATATACATTAGTAATCAGCCAGGCAGAGAACCTGTTGAATAAAGGGCTTGTATTTTCCGATAAAGATGCTGTTCTGTCGGCACATTATATTTGTGCAGTTACTCATTACTATACAGGAGACTTTGCAAAGGTTCTGTTTCATATTGAAGAGCATCATTCACAATGTTTACTTTATGGCAGCAAATCCGACTGGATGCGTTCGTATTATTTACAGTACTTTGTCTGTTCTTTTGCAATGGATTTTGATAAAGGACAGAAACTATTGGAAGATATGCTGAAGATTGCTCTTGAAACAGAGAATTACCCGTATGTCACAATGGCATACAGCAATCTGAGCCATCTGTTTAATAAAAAAGAGCAATATGAAGAAGCGCTGAAATTTGCACAACTGGCGGTGTTTTACGCTGGTGAAGATGAAGTGGACAGAACTATACTGTTTATACGCGCACATTTACATTTAGCTGAAGCCGCCATCAATCTAAGCCAGTCTGATCTGGCCGCACGCAGCATCGAATATGCAGATCAGTTATCCGCTATGGACAATTTCCCCCGTGAGAAGACTACTTTAAAAATTCTCAAAGCGAGAATCCATGAATTATCGGGCGATTTGCCGAAAGCTTTTCATTACTATACGGCCGCGAAAGAAATAGAAGAGCAATTACAAGATTATTCGCTGCTGAAAGACATTCAGCAAAAACGAATCACACTGGCCGAAACTATCTGTAACTTCGATGAGCTGGCAGTAATCCAAAAAGAATATATCGATCTGCTGCATGAACTCGAGGACAGTCATTGGGTGAAAGCGGCCTTAGAATTACAAATTCGTCTGCAGAACTCTTCAAGCAAAACCAGTGAGCATATTGATTATCTGACGGGCGTCTATAATCGTAAGTATTTAGAAGAAGCGGCCAATGCATGGCTGCTTGAGGCAGCGGAGACGAAAGAATCCATCGTTTGCATAGCCTTTGATATTGATAATCTAAAGTTCATTAACGATACATTCGGTCATCTGGCCGGAGATGAAGCGATTAAGTTTGTTGCGCACATCTGCAGCAATGAAATTAGAAAAAATGATGTGCTCGGCCGTTTTGGCGGAGATGAATTTGTATTAGTCATGAAAGATATCACTTTAGAGAATGCGAAGAAAAAAGCAGGGCTGCTCGCAAATCAAATAAAAAATCTATCTCTTGACTCCAAAGAGCTGCCTTCACCAGTCACGATCAGCGTTGGACTCAGCGATAATATGATGCGGGAAGTGTATAATTTCAAAGATTTATTCCACTTGGCTGACCTCGCACTATATCAGGCAAAGAAAAACGGTAAAAATCAAGTCGTGTCCTTCATCTAA
- a CDS encoding C40 family peptidase: MKKFLCSILMASAMFMGFTGGTADAASKATAKSGTYITVYNTNVRADAGTKHRKVFTLKKGTRVQLTHQKRAGKQLWYKVKINGKKGYVLSTLLKRSTGKAVAAAAPVKGGGSGVVKTAMKLRGIPYRFGGTTTRGFDCSGFIQYSFKKNGKSVARTTTGQFKQSSKVKSPRPGDLVFFHNTYRKGISHVGIYVGNNKFVHAGGKKAEVVSLNNPYWKSKFNSYRRL, translated from the coding sequence ATGAAGAAGTTTTTGTGTTCAATTTTGATGGCATCAGCCATGTTTATGGGCTTCACCGGAGGCACTGCTGATGCTGCAAGTAAAGCTACAGCGAAAAGCGGCACATACATAACAGTTTACAATACAAACGTTCGTGCAGATGCGGGAACAAAACATAGAAAAGTTTTCACGCTAAAAAAAGGGACTCGTGTTCAACTTACACATCAAAAGCGCGCGGGCAAACAGTTGTGGTATAAAGTAAAGATTAACGGCAAAAAAGGATATGTACTGAGCACACTGCTAAAAAGATCTACAGGTAAAGCCGTAGCAGCCGCAGCACCAGTAAAAGGCGGAGGATCTGGTGTGGTAAAAACTGCAATGAAGCTGCGCGGAATTCCTTACCGCTTTGGCGGCACAACGACAAGAGGCTTTGACTGCAGCGGATTTATCCAGTATTCATTCAAGAAAAATGGGAAATCTGTTGCAAGAACGACGACCGGCCAATTTAAACAATCATCTAAAGTTAAGTCCCCTCGGCCTGGTGATCTGGTGTTCTTCCACAACACATACCGCAAAGGCATTTCTCACGTAGGAATCTATGTGGGCAATAATAAATTCGTACATGCTGGCGGTAAAAAAGCGGAAGTTGTCAGCCTGAACAACCCTTATTGGAAATCTAAATTTAACAGCTACAGAAGATTATAA
- a CDS encoding S-layer homology domain-containing protein: MKSTTKNYKKYLTGVASAALVASAVAPVVSAADFTDVLENNSHKEAIDALSAAGVISGYPDGSFKPNKTLTRSDVVKLMGKWLVSMGYTIPTDYKTNPRFTDLTEKSNDELLQSAAIVKDNNVFRGYEDGSLKAAGSITRENMAIVLVRAYDAVNKTDLLSYVKEQEFDRDVVDLTKAKAEARPSIDVLDFFDITNPAAPNFRPKETTTRAQFASFLYKTSKVELTETPEAPEVAEITSVQAISDKQVELTGKNLQVLKADQLSIEDNELASFKANEDGTKATLELKNELTSGKEVTLTVTTKAENEGEEDTVTPYKFTYELKVEKVTATTTQVNANTADQKLAFDVDGKPADMKKLKDAGYTVEFQSTNTAVFSEQATGTLKALAPNTKFSYKVVVTNKDGKAVESDLVDVNVVDFGNTFAEISEVEVTQAGTKVESGKISLEDGEAVVKVTKAVTLNGVTKSNPAATYTSSNPSVATVTSDGKVTPISTGDVNIVAKVGDVTKNVKLTVGVGKRVATSATLSATDSKLIVGAKQDVTVTVKDQYNDLFNGELTVTSADTEIATAAVSASEEGVATVNVEAVKAGTTTIAVKSGDTVLGNIAVSVSDDKEVAARKFETVSAADDLTIDSIAGSKDATVQLAWKQFNSQGYFIENDKILQAQYNVISSNENVATVAKDGNGIVTVTAVKAGTADVQIKEGNIVRATATITVVNSTPTISSVDFEDTKVVTSPTIDQQVLKSEGIKLTSTEFVPGIDEEGNIFITNNNKTINLGTVAKSYSGNATDITGLKLEGGKITGTAKPGAQGTIVVSVKKEGQSTPVGTKSIEVNVPSN, translated from the coding sequence ATGAAATCAACAACGAAGAACTACAAGAAGTATCTGACAGGTGTAGCATCTGCTGCATTAGTAGCATCAGCGGTGGCACCAGTTGTCAGTGCGGCTGACTTTACTGACGTATTAGAAAACAACTCGCACAAGGAAGCAATTGATGCACTTTCAGCAGCGGGAGTTATTTCAGGTTATCCTGACGGTTCTTTCAAACCGAATAAAACGTTAACACGTTCCGACGTGGTAAAATTGATGGGGAAATGGCTTGTGTCAATGGGATACACAATTCCAACAGATTATAAAACGAACCCCCGTTTTACAGACCTGACAGAAAAATCTAATGACGAACTCTTGCAGTCTGCTGCAATTGTTAAAGATAATAACGTATTCAGAGGATATGAAGACGGATCATTGAAAGCTGCCGGCTCAATCACACGTGAAAACATGGCGATTGTGCTAGTGCGTGCATATGACGCTGTGAATAAAACAGATCTTCTTTCATATGTGAAAGAACAAGAGTTTGACAGAGATGTAGTAGATCTGACGAAAGCAAAAGCAGAAGCACGTCCATCTATTGATGTACTCGACTTCTTCGATATCACAAACCCTGCTGCACCAAACTTCAGACCGAAAGAAACAACAACGCGTGCACAGTTTGCTTCATTCCTTTACAAAACGTCTAAAGTGGAATTGACAGAAACTCCGGAAGCACCGGAAGTAGCTGAAATTACATCAGTTCAGGCAATCAGTGACAAACAGGTGGAGCTGACGGGCAAAAACTTACAGGTGCTAAAAGCTGATCAGCTGAGCATCGAAGACAACGAACTGGCGTCTTTCAAAGCCAACGAAGATGGAACGAAAGCGACGCTTGAACTAAAAAACGAACTGACGTCGGGTAAAGAAGTAACACTTACCGTGACGACAAAAGCAGAAAATGAAGGAGAAGAAGATACAGTTACTCCTTACAAATTCACGTATGAGCTGAAAGTCGAAAAAGTTACTGCGACTACTACGCAAGTGAATGCTAATACTGCTGATCAGAAATTAGCATTTGACGTAGACGGTAAACCGGCAGATATGAAGAAGCTGAAAGATGCTGGCTATACGGTAGAATTCCAGTCTACTAATACGGCTGTATTTTCGGAACAAGCGACAGGCACGTTGAAAGCTCTTGCTCCGAATACAAAGTTCTCATACAAAGTGGTAGTAACGAATAAAGACGGGAAAGCTGTTGAATCGGATCTGGTAGATGTGAATGTAGTAGATTTCGGCAATACATTTGCTGAAATCAGTGAAGTAGAAGTAACCCAAGCCGGGACAAAGGTCGAAAGTGGAAAGATTTCACTTGAAGATGGAGAAGCGGTAGTAAAAGTTACGAAAGCTGTTACATTAAACGGTGTAACAAAGTCAAATCCAGCTGCAACATACACATCTTCCAACCCAAGTGTAGCAACAGTTACTTCTGATGGTAAAGTGACGCCAATCAGTACGGGTGATGTAAATATCGTAGCCAAAGTAGGCGATGTAACGAAAAATGTTAAGCTTACAGTTGGTGTTGGCAAGCGTGTAGCAACTAGCGCGACACTTTCAGCTACAGATTCTAAATTAATTGTAGGTGCAAAACAGGATGTAACTGTAACAGTGAAAGATCAATACAATGATCTATTTAATGGAGAATTAACTGTAACTTCGGCAGATACTGAAATTGCAACTGCAGCTGTATCAGCGTCTGAAGAAGGTGTTGCAACAGTGAATGTAGAAGCAGTTAAAGCTGGAACAACAACTATCGCAGTGAAGTCGGGTGATACTGTTCTAGGGAACATCGCAGTATCTGTGTCAGATGACAAGGAAGTGGCTGCCAGAAAATTTGAAACTGTATCAGCTGCTGATGATTTAACGATTGATTCAATCGCGGGTTCTAAAGATGCGACAGTTCAACTGGCATGGAAACAATTTAATAGTCAAGGATATTTCATTGAAAATGACAAAATCCTACAGGCTCAATACAATGTAATTTCTTCTAATGAAAATGTTGCAACAGTGGCAAAGGATGGTAACGGTATTGTCACTGTTACAGCAGTAAAAGCAGGAACTGCGGATGTTCAAATTAAAGAAGGAAATATTGTAAGAGCTACTGCTACGATTACAGTAGTAAATTCGACTCCAACGATCTCATCTGTAGATTTTGAAGACACTAAAGTTGTCACTTCTCCTACAATTGATCAGCAAGTACTGAAATCGGAAGGTATTAAGTTAACATCAACTGAATTCGTACCAGGCATTGATGAAGAAGGAAATATCTTTATCACTAACAATAACAAAACAATTAACTTGGGAACAGTTGCTAAGAGTTACTCAGGCAATGCAACTGATATTACTGGCCTTAAATTAGAGGGTGGTAAAATTACGGGTACTGCCAAGCCGGGTGCTCAAGGCACAATCGTAGTGAGCGTGAAAAAAGAAGGTCAATCTACTCCGGTTGGCACTAAATCAATTGAAGTAAACGTACCGTCAAACTAA
- a CDS encoding 3D domain-containing protein — translation MKKLVFAFTVAMLITVFTSGMNETSAAASVHTVKKGDTLYKISQQHKVSVANIKQWNNLKSTVIYPNQKLRLVKSSKVAASSPKKAATPSRSNGAKVAKEFMVSATAYTAHCKGCSGITRTGLNLRKNPNLKVIAVDPRVIKLGTKVHVEGYGYAIAGDTGGAIKGKKIDVFIPNKSRAYEWGRKNVKVKVLN, via the coding sequence TTGAAGAAGTTAGTCTTTGCATTTACAGTAGCCATGTTAATCACAGTTTTTACAAGCGGAATGAACGAAACTTCAGCCGCAGCATCAGTTCACACAGTTAAAAAAGGTGACACATTATATAAAATTTCACAGCAGCACAAAGTGTCTGTAGCGAACATTAAGCAGTGGAATAACTTGAAATCAACAGTTATTTATCCAAACCAAAAATTGCGTTTAGTGAAATCATCTAAAGTAGCAGCAAGTTCACCAAAAAAAGCAGCAACACCTTCCCGTTCAAACGGAGCGAAAGTGGCAAAAGAATTTATGGTTAGCGCTACTGCTTATACGGCGCACTGTAAAGGATGTTCAGGTATTACAAGAACCGGCTTGAACCTGCGCAAGAATCCGAACTTGAAAGTAATTGCAGTAGATCCGCGTGTTATCAAACTTGGAACAAAAGTTCATGTAGAAGGTTATGGTTATGCAATCGCAGGAGATACTGGCGGTGCAATTAAAGGGAAGAAGATTGACGTATTTATTCCTAATAAATCCCGCGCATACGAGTGGGGACGTAAAAACGTAAAAGTAAAAGTACTCAACTAA
- a CDS encoding VanZ family protein — MKKLFGFLLLIVLVVGLAVSSSQTYEQQSLISTLQELLPGEPGKTVLSGLEFTYWNRNISIEERGYYHFVEFLIRKAAHFFTFGFLALVIYWLLPKRNGRLLFAAGLTFLLACTDELHQYFTGGRTATMQDVYLDTAGAVTFLLIFSAFRLIRRMRKH, encoded by the coding sequence ATGAAAAAATTATTTGGGTTTCTTTTACTTATAGTACTTGTAGTCGGACTGGCGGTATCATCCAGCCAAACCTATGAACAGCAATCCCTCATTTCAACTCTGCAGGAACTTCTCCCGGGTGAGCCGGGCAAAACCGTTCTTTCAGGACTAGAATTCACCTATTGGAACCGAAACATTTCCATTGAAGAAAGGGGCTATTATCATTTTGTAGAATTCCTCATACGAAAGGCTGCTCACTTTTTCACTTTCGGCTTTTTAGCACTCGTTATTTACTGGCTGCTGCCGAAAAGAAACGGCCGTTTACTATTCGCTGCGGGTTTGACATTCCTGCTGGCATGCACTGATGAACTTCATCAATACTTCACGGGCGGAAGAACAGCTACTATGCAGGATGTTTATTTGGATACGGCAGGAGCGGTGACGTTTTTGCTGATTTTTTCAGCATTCCGTTTGATCCGTCGTATGCGGAAGCATTAG
- a CDS encoding FMN-binding glutamate synthase family protein: MSWFDGINFTTSLVVLIILIIPISIGIFLYFFDRGQKQHSILRNYPILGRVRYMFEKAGPEVRQYLYNDDNSGKPFSREEYLHMVMPGKYLNSVIGFGSKRDFQEPGHYIRNAMFTKQNDEMRVDNDNLLQTMRYEVDADNLFSRKEHREEVTTLPWLLPEEDAIVLGPHCEQPFVVRSLVGQSGMSYGALGDHAITALSKGIGMAQGAWMNTGEGGVSDHHLAGGADIIAQIGSGLFGFRTEDGQFDIEKVKEKSKIAQIKAFEIKLAQGAKMRGGHVEGEKVTEEIAAIRNVTPYTSINSPNRFNQFDDYPSLFSFIEDIRHAGGKPVGIKIVIGGKQDAEELASYMAESGMGPDFISLDGAEGGSGATYQDLADSVGLPLRSALILLDDALRKYEVRDNVKIIASGKIITPDKAAIALALGADLIQIARGFMISVGCIMAERCHTNTCPAGVATTDKNLQRALVVEEKKFRVTNYILTMREGLFRVAAAAGLDSPTKFERHHVIYKDEQGRIHSVE; the protein is encoded by the coding sequence ATGAGTTGGTTTGACGGGATTAATTTTACAACCTCATTAGTTGTGCTCATCATATTAATCATCCCGATCAGTATTGGAATCTTTTTATACTTTTTCGACCGCGGTCAGAAACAGCATTCGATATTGCGCAATTATCCTATATTGGGACGTGTGCGCTATATGTTCGAGAAGGCGGGTCCCGAAGTTAGACAGTACTTATATAACGATGATAACAGCGGCAAACCGTTCAGCAGGGAAGAGTATTTACATATGGTGATGCCGGGGAAGTATTTGAACAGCGTCATCGGTTTTGGCTCCAAGCGGGATTTTCAGGAACCGGGGCATTATATCCGCAATGCCATGTTCACGAAACAAAATGATGAAATGCGCGTGGACAACGATAATTTGTTACAAACGATGCGCTATGAAGTAGACGCGGATAACCTATTTTCCCGAAAAGAACATCGCGAGGAAGTGACGACGCTGCCGTGGCTTCTGCCAGAGGAGGACGCGATTGTATTGGGGCCGCATTGTGAACAGCCGTTTGTAGTGCGCAGTTTAGTCGGGCAGTCCGGAATGAGTTATGGCGCACTGGGTGATCATGCGATTACTGCACTGTCAAAAGGCATCGGGATGGCGCAGGGAGCCTGGATGAATACGGGAGAGGGCGGCGTGTCTGATCATCATTTGGCTGGAGGAGCAGATATTATTGCGCAAATCGGTTCAGGGTTATTTGGATTTCGGACAGAAGACGGGCAGTTTGATATTGAAAAAGTGAAAGAGAAATCGAAAATAGCACAAATTAAAGCATTTGAAATTAAGTTGGCGCAAGGGGCAAAAATGCGCGGCGGACACGTAGAAGGTGAAAAGGTAACGGAAGAGATCGCAGCAATCCGTAATGTGACGCCGTATACGTCCATTAACAGTCCGAACCGTTTTAATCAATTTGATGATTATCCGTCATTATTTTCATTCATTGAAGATATTCGGCATGCAGGAGGCAAGCCAGTCGGCATCAAAATTGTCATCGGCGGAAAGCAGGATGCAGAAGAACTGGCTTCGTATATGGCGGAATCGGGGATGGGGCCAGACTTCATCTCACTGGACGGTGCAGAAGGCGGATCAGGTGCGACCTACCAGGACTTGGCGGACAGTGTAGGCTTACCGCTTCGCTCAGCGCTTATTCTGTTGGATGATGCACTGCGGAAGTATGAAGTGCGAGACAATGTGAAAATTATTGCGTCCGGAAAAATTATCACACCGGATAAAGCGGCCATCGCACTTGCTTTAGGTGCGGATTTGATTCAAATTGCCCGCGGCTTCATGATTTCCGTCGGCTGTATCATGGCAGAGCGCTGTCATACGAATACATGCCCGGCCGGTGTGGCAACGACGGACAAGAATTTACAGCGGGCGCTTGTCGTAGAGGAGAAAAAATTCCGTGTCACTAACTATATTCTGACAATGCGTGAAGGCCTGTTCCGTGTGGCCGCGGCAGCGGGACTTGACTCACCGACGAAATTTGAGAGGCATCATGTCATCTATAAAGACGAGCAAGGCCGAATACATTCAGTCGAATAA
- the mgtE gene encoding magnesium transporter → MPLTRDRDDVSRAIIQLIKDGNMESLKKAIEEMEPAEIAAQYRRLPRKRHTIFLEVLDKEKLVKMLSSLTRNEQLRVLELIGPMRATELLDEMKSEDLSYLLADLPDKKVEKLIAEMRQEEKKYIRQQRKYPKDSAGRIMTARYVWIHQSYTVEKTIEKLKHYQGYAPYLNYVYIINDEKQLIGVLSYRDLLLADPAVCVKEIMQTSIAKVFDTTEQGDVAKMIGRYDFVSLPVVNDSNVLVGIIRADEVLDLVVREANKDIEMLFASGKSIDFHTKPLVAAYRRLPWLILLLFIGLVSGSIISRFEETLEAVVALAFFMPMIAGMTGNTGTQSLAVVVRGLVSEDMTMKKSLHLIIRELIVGIVLGVVCGAVISVIAYIWQGSFTLGLVVGSSLVATLIIGTIAGTVIPLILNKFKVDPAVASGPLITTINDILSLLIYFGIATMFISKLM, encoded by the coding sequence ATGCCATTGACCCGTGATCGCGATGATGTGTCAAGAGCAATTATACAACTGATTAAAGACGGTAATATGGAATCTTTAAAGAAAGCCATTGAAGAGATGGAGCCTGCGGAGATTGCGGCCCAATACCGGCGTTTGCCTAGAAAACGTCACACGATTTTCTTAGAAGTGCTGGATAAAGAAAAGTTAGTTAAGATGCTCAGTTCCCTTACGAGGAATGAGCAGCTGCGAGTATTGGAACTCATCGGCCCTATGCGTGCTACAGAGTTATTGGATGAAATGAAAAGTGAAGACCTTTCCTATTTATTGGCCGATTTGCCCGATAAAAAAGTGGAAAAACTCATTGCTGAAATGCGTCAGGAAGAGAAAAAGTATATTCGGCAGCAGCGAAAATATCCAAAAGATTCTGCGGGACGGATTATGACCGCCCGCTATGTGTGGATTCATCAATCGTATACGGTGGAGAAAACGATTGAAAAGCTAAAGCATTATCAGGGGTACGCACCTTATTTAAACTATGTCTATATTATTAATGATGAAAAGCAACTGATCGGCGTACTGTCTTATCGTGATTTATTGCTGGCTGATCCGGCTGTCTGTGTAAAAGAAATCATGCAGACTTCGATAGCGAAAGTATTTGATACAACTGAGCAGGGTGATGTCGCCAAAATGATCGGACGCTATGATTTCGTATCGCTTCCAGTCGTCAATGATTCGAATGTGCTGGTCGGAATTATACGGGCGGACGAAGTACTCGATTTAGTTGTCAGAGAGGCTAATAAAGATATCGAAATGCTCTTCGCCTCGGGTAAATCCATTGACTTTCACACGAAACCACTGGTCGCGGCTTACCGCAGACTCCCGTGGTTAATCCTTCTGTTGTTTATCGGGCTGGTTTCGGGAAGTATCATTTCCCGCTTTGAGGAGACGCTGGAAGCAGTCGTTGCCCTCGCCTTCTTCATGCCAATGATTGCCGGCATGACAGGTAATACAGGCACACAGTCTCTGGCAGTCGTCGTGCGCGGTTTAGTCTCAGAGGATATGACAATGAAGAAATCATTACATTTAATTATCCGTGAACTGATCGTCGGTATCGTACTGGGCGTTGTATGCGGTGCGGTGATTTCTGTTATCGCCTACATTTGGCAAGGAAGCTTCACCCTCGGTTTAGTCGTCGGCTCTTCACTCGTTGCCACATTAATCATTGGCACAATTGCCGGGACAGTCATACCGCTGATTCTTAATAAGTTTAAAGTAGATCCCGCTGTTGCTTCCGGCCCTCTTATTACAACAATTAATGATATTTTGTCACTGCTGATCTATTTCGGTATTGCTACAATGTTCATATCGAAATTAATGTAA
- a CDS encoding general stress protein, translating to MRKRHVVGTYDTDREAIAAIKDLKRQGFTADEISIISKNSDEAEYVVEQTDTHAADGAATGAAAGGLLGGIGGVLTGLGALAIPGIGPVIAAGPIVAGITGAAAGAGAGGLAGALIGMGIPDEDAHHYHEHFEQGKILVLLDSDLYDPAAHTHHTAGTPLRHSHTETEASPLIDPNPLAKDRSYDPLTDPKPRDEDSPM from the coding sequence ATGAGGAAACGACATGTTGTCGGTACGTATGACACGGACAGAGAAGCTATTGCAGCCATCAAGGATCTGAAACGTCAAGGGTTTACCGCGGATGAAATCTCTATCATTAGCAAAAACTCTGATGAAGCAGAGTACGTAGTGGAACAGACAGATACCCACGCAGCGGACGGTGCCGCAACTGGCGCTGCCGCCGGAGGTCTGCTTGGGGGTATCGGCGGTGTGCTGACAGGTCTTGGTGCCCTGGCCATTCCCGGAATCGGACCGGTGATTGCGGCCGGACCCATCGTTGCCGGTATTACAGGCGCTGCTGCAGGAGCAGGAGCAGGCGGACTTGCCGGCGCATTGATCGGCATGGGTATTCCTGATGAAGATGCACACCACTATCATGAACATTTCGAACAGGGAAAGATTCTGGTCTTACTGGATTCAGACCTGTATGACCCCGCCGCACATACACATCACACTGCCGGAACCCCTCTTCGGCACTCGCATACAGAAACGGAGGCCAGTCCATTGATCGACCCAAATCCTCTGGCAAAAGACCGCAGTTACGATCCATTAACTGATCCAAAACCGCGCGACGAAGATTCACCTATGTAA
- a CDS encoding DUF488 family protein — translation MEIYTVGHSTHTKEEFLKLLDDAGVEKLVDVRAFPGSRKFPHFHEDRMKEWLPSHDIAYRHCGKLGGRRRKSKSIDNDVNDGWNNQSFHNYADYTLTAEFQEGADELMDEAKRQRVAICCSERHPARCHRLLISNWLAAHGWNVKHIIDGPKEKTLIEDHEVGKWGAEPVISEDGEVTYPPEENENN, via the coding sequence ATGGAGATCTATACAGTCGGTCATTCCACCCACACGAAAGAGGAGTTTTTGAAATTACTCGATGACGCGGGAGTTGAAAAACTGGTGGATGTGCGGGCGTTTCCCGGCAGCCGGAAATTTCCGCATTTTCACGAAGACCGGATGAAAGAATGGCTGCCTTCACATGACATTGCCTACAGACACTGCGGTAAATTGGGAGGGCGCAGAAGAAAATCTAAAAGTATCGACAATGACGTCAATGACGGATGGAATAATCAATCCTTCCATAACTATGCGGATTACACGCTGACAGCGGAATTCCAAGAAGGAGCAGATGAATTGATGGATGAAGCGAAAAGGCAGCGTGTCGCGATATGCTGTTCTGAACGCCATCCGGCAAGATGTCATCGGCTGCTGATCAGTAACTGGCTTGCAGCACACGGCTGGAATGTAAAACATATTATCGACGGACCGAAAGAAAAGACGCTGATTGAAGATCATGAAGTTGGAAAGTGGGGCGCTGAACCGGTCATATCAGAAGACGGGGAAGTGACATATCCGCCTGAAGAAAATGAAAATAACTAG